The proteins below come from a single Conger conger chromosome 10, fConCon1.1, whole genome shotgun sequence genomic window:
- the LOC133139557 gene encoding taste receptor type 1 member 2-like, producing MATLLQAAITILFARNYNTPVHSPAKDSCVSSDFHLNGDYLLGGLFQLYGAIHNVTFDFPVALECDRYKFSARGYQMLQVLRFAVEQINNSTSILPDVSLGYEIFDHCSDIHNFPSVLDFLSKNGSVKIHLAHKDFEPKVMSVVGPFGSTQTITIAPFFMMELLPMVNYGSASSSLSNKKAFPSFLRTVSSNRGQVQLIIRILERYKWNWVAFISCDNDYCQDALQLFIDGIRETSICLAYQAELTKDSKHNTIIRNINGLRINVIIVYTLQAYAVSFIESAIQNNMHDKVWIACDAWSLSKGLPTRKRLNTVGTIIGITERVVSLPGFREFVFKSQGRSKHRECKSRKRQDFTATCNQACYHCSNVNASKIITEDPSYNFAIYSAVYVVAKALHTILQCDTNGCNKTEEMYPYKLLGEIKKSDFTLLNQQIKFDKNGDPPSRYNIVYWNLDSSPPYQYVGSYDTEPAVSFSINETLIRWYTNGTIPVSRCSEECQNGSVRTPYRMYKCCFLCDVCPKDTYINHSDVKWVTL from the exons ATGGCGACCCTCCTGCAAG CAGCCATCACCATCCTCTTCGCTCGTAACTACAACACCCCGGTT cactCGCCAGCAAAGGATTCCTGCGTATCGTCAGACTTCCATTTGAATGGGGATTATCTTTTGGGCGGACTTTTTCAACTGTACGGCGCAATACATAATGTGACGTTTGACTTTCCTGTGGCCCTGGAATGTGACAG ATACAAGTTCTCAGCAAGAGGTTATCAAATGTTACAAGTGCTGAGGTTTGCTGTAGAGCAAATTAACAACTCAACCTCCATCTTGCCTGATGTGTCTCTTGGCTATGAGATCTTTGACCATTGCTCAGACATTCATAATTTCCCATCAGTTCTTGATTTCCTCTCCAAAAATGGGTCTGTTAAAATTCACCTTGCTCATAAAGATTTTGAGCCTAAAGTTATGTCTGTGGTTGGCCCCTTTGGAAGCACTCAAACTATTACAATTGCTCCATTTTTCATGATGGAGCTTCTGCCAATG GTTAATTATGGATCAGCAAGCTCCAGTTTAAGTAATAAAAAGGCATTTCCATCCTTCCTACGAACTGTGTCCAGCAACAGAGGTCAAGTACAGCTGATCATTCGCATTTTAGAGAGGTACAAATGGAACTGGGTCGCATTCATAAGCTGTGACAATGACTATTGTCAAGATGCACTTCAACTCTTCATCGATGGTATAAGAGAGACCAGCATCTGCTTGGCTTACCAGGCGGAACTCACAAAAGATTCAAAACACAACACCATAATTCGAAACATAAACGGATTGcgaataaatgtaataatagtTTACACTCTGCAAGCCTATGCAGTTTCATTCATTGAATCGGCCATACAGAACAATATGCATGACAAGGTGTGGATTGCATGTGATGCCTGGTCTTTGAGTAAAGGACTTCCCACTCGCAAAAGACTCAACACCGTCGGTACTATTATTGGAATTACAGAAAGGGTTGTGAGTTTACCCGGGTTTAGAGAATTTGTCTTCAAATCTCAGGGTCGCAGTAAACACCGGGAATGCAAAAGCAGAAAACGGCAGGATTTTACAGCAACCTGCAACCAAGCTTGCTATCACTGCTCTAACGTGAACGCAAGCAAAATAATTACTGAAGATCCATCTTATAACTTTGCTATTTACTCTGCCGTTTATGTTGTGGCAAAAGCCTTACACACAATATTACAGTGTGATACAAACGGATGCAACAAAACTGAAGAAATGTACCCATATAAG CTTCTAGGAGAAATAAAGAAGTCAGATTTCACACTGCTAAATCAGCAAATAAAGTTTGACAAAAATGGAGATCCTCCTTCAAGATACAACATAGTATACTGGAACCTGGACTCCTCTCCTCCATATCAGTATGTAGGATCATATGACACAGAGCCAGCTGTGAGTTTCAGTATTAATGAAACGCTCATTCGCTGGTACACCAACGGAACC ATTCCTGTGTCACGGTGCTCTGAAGAATGTCAAAACGGCTCTGTTAGGACACCATACAGAATGTATAAGTGCTGCTTTCTGTGCGATGTCTGTCCGAAAGACACCTATATCAATCATTCAG ATGTAAAGTGGGTGACGCTATAA
- the her3 gene encoding hairy-related 3 yields MVAQSECSVKSNLFNGKKVSKPLMEKKRRARINRCLDQLKTLLENYYTNNIRKRKLEKADILELTVKHLRNLQKIQHGPPVNAKCSEYQAGYRSCLTGVNQYLLMADNSSASTCLNLLSHTTGNIVAAGEATKVSSTSDSDTAAASPGNVALPPRQTTELSQAFSTLCDPQRAQTSPRSCVNMRSVPISAERVKGDGEKIKGRRYSGNTSHNFDNGGNGLFKDVYPRNKCHTEGQNYNVLVRVISPSYWRPW; encoded by the exons ATGGTGGCGCAATCTGAGTGTTCAGTGAAGTCAAATCTCTTCAATGGGAAAAAG gtgTCCAAACCCTTAATGGAAAAGAAGAGACGAGCCCGCATAAACAGATGTCTGGATCAACTGAAAACCCTGCTGGAAAACTACTATACCAATAAT ATCCGCAAGCGAAAGCTTGAAAAAGCAGACATTCTTGAACTGACAGTGAAACATCTGAGGAATCTTCAGAAAATACAGCATG GTCCCCCTGTCAACGCCAAATGTTCTGAGTACCAAGCGGGGTACAGAAGTTGCTTGACCGGAGTGAATCAGTACTTGCTGATGGCGGACAACTCGAGCGCAAGCACCTGTTTAAACCTTCTGTCGCATACAACGGGCAACATTGTCGCAGCCGGGGAGGCGACTAAAGTTTCCAGTACCTCGGACAGCGACACCGCAGCGGCATCGCCGGGAAACGTTGCGCTGCCTCCTCGCCAAACCACCGAGTTGAGTCAGGCGTTTTCCACACTTTGCGACCCGCAACGTGCCCAGACGTCCCCAAGATCATGCGTAAATATGCGCAGTGTGCCAATATCAGCGGAGAGGGTGAAAGGGGATGGTGAGAAAATCAAGGGACGGCGCTACTCTGGCAACACCTCGCATAACTTCGACAACGGAGGCAACGGACTTTTCAAAGATGTATATCCCAGAAATAAGTGCCATACTGAAGGCCAAAATTATAATGTATTGGTTAGAGTTATATCGCCGAGCTACTGGCGTCCTTGGTAA